In Chitinophaga oryzae, the sequence CAGGAGTGTCAGCCGTGAGCCGGAGAGAGTACCGTCGGGCAGCGTGAAGCGGTCTTCCTGCGCCACATGATGCGCCGGCCAGGTATCGTTGGCCTCCACTGCGTCGGTGATCAGGAACAGGCGGTGGCCCATTACCTTTTTACTGATGATCAGCGCATTGTCATCTACGTGAATATTATCTGCGATGATACTGGCGTAAACGCTGCGGTCGCGGAAGGTGGCGCCGGGGAGGCCGGTATCGCGGTGATGCAGGGACGACATGGCGTTGAACAGGTGCGTCACGGCCCGTACGCCATTCTGGAAACCGTCCATGGCTTCCGCGAAGGTGGCGTTGCTATGACCGGCAGAGAGGACGATCCCCTGCGCATCGAGCCAGCGGAGGATAGCCGGATCGCACATTTCCGGGGCCACGGTGATCATCTTCACTACACCGCCGGCAGCAGCCAGGAGGCCCTCCACTTCGTCACGCGCCGGGCGTTTGATATGCTGTACGGGGTGCGCCCCTTTTTTAGCGGGATTGATGTATGGCCCTTCCAGGTGCATGCCCAGCACCGCCGGATGCGGGTGGTCGCGCACAATGCGGATACACTCGTGGAACACCTCCATACTGTCGGTCGCCAGTGTAAGCAGAAAACCGGTCGTGCCGCTTTTAACCAGCGCCTGCGCCATAGCGTTGAGCGCTTCCGGCGATCGTTTAGCAGAGAAAAGGTAACCGCCGCCGCCATAGATCTGAAGGTCCAGCAGTCCCGGTGCGATAATACTTCCGGTGCAATCTGTCACCGCCGCGTGTGCAGGGACTTCCGCAGGATTGACCAGCGCCGCTATTTTCCCCTGTTCCGTTAAAAGTGCCTTATTCCTGATCACCTGTGCACCGGTGTAGATCGTTCCGTTTGTAAGAGCAGTAAGCATAATGATACTTTAAGGCCGGCTGGCCGTTTATGGTCCGGTAAAGCGGAAAAAATAGGAAAAGATCAGCATAAAAGCAATGCACAACAGCGATAACTTTAACATTCCCGGTGTTTGTCACGCCCGAAAATTGATTATATTGTAGGGAACAGAACCAATGACCCATATGCCAAGACTCCCGTTAGTGCCTGTATGGACGATGATGGTAGTGCCATGGAAACGATGTCATTTTCAGCAAAGCAATGCTTTCCGCCGCCTGCGGCTGAAAGGTTAATTTCAGCTTTACTGACATATATTTTTTAGTATATTTAATACGAACTGGTACCTATTACATCACTAAATCTACCTTATGAGTACGCTCCCGAGGCACAGGCTATTCGACGCAGTAAAGTTTCAGCTGGAGAAATTCCCCAAACAGGACATGCTGGCCGCCAAGATCAATGGCAGCTGGAAGACTTTCAGTACCGCCAGTGTCAGTGAAACAGTGAACCGCTTCAGCGCCGGCTTGTTACAGCTGGGTGTAGGCGGCAATGACTTTACGCCGGAAGGCGCCGACAAAATCGCTATTATCAGTAACAACCGGCCGGAATGGGTGTTTACCGACCTGGCGGTACAGCAGACCGGCGCCGTGCTGGTGCCCCTCTACCCTACCACCAACCCGGCTGAAATACAATTTATCCTGAACGATGCCGCCGTGAAGTATATCTTCGTCAGCAGCAAAGAGATGCTGGAAAAAATCCAGGCCCTCCGTGGGGCCGTCCCTACGCTGAAGGAGATCTATTCATTTGACCAGATCCCCGGTGCCACCCACTGGAGCGCCATTACGGACATGGCTACGCCTGCGCTGCTGGAACAAGTGGAATCCGTTAAAGCGGGAATTGATCCGGAACATCTGGCTACCATCATCTACACCTCCGGTACGACCGGCACGCCCAAAGGAGTGATGCTCACCCATGCCAATATATCTTCCAATGTGATGTATTCCAAGGTGAGCTTCCCTTTCGACGATGCACCGCAACAGAAGGTGCTGAGCTTTCTGCCGCTGAACCATATTTTCGAGAAGACGGTTACCTACATCTATCTTTTCAGTGGCATTGGCATCTACTATGCGGAAAGCCTGGACACCCTCAGTGAAAACCTGAAAGAAGTATGCCCTGATGGATTTACCACCGTACCCCGGCTGCTGGAAAAAGTCTTTGAAAAAATTATGGCCACCGGCAACAGTCTCACCGGCATTAAACGGCGGCTGTTTTTCTGGGCGGTGTCCCTGGCAGGTAAATATGATAATAATATCAGTGG encodes:
- a CDS encoding AMP-dependent synthetase/ligase translates to MSTLPRHRLFDAVKFQLEKFPKQDMLAAKINGSWKTFSTASVSETVNRFSAGLLQLGVGGNDFTPEGADKIAIISNNRPEWVFTDLAVQQTGAVLVPLYPTTNPAEIQFILNDAAVKYIFVSSKEMLEKIQALRGAVPTLKEIYSFDQIPGATHWSAITDMATPALLEQVESVKAGIDPEHLATIIYTSGTTGTPKGVMLTHANISSNVMYSKVSFPFDDAPQQKVLSFLPLNHIFEKTVTYIYLFSGIGIYYAESLDTLSENLKEVCPDGFTTVPRLLEKVFEKIMATGNSLTGIKRRLFFWAVSLAGKYDNNISGGAWYNFQLSIANKLIFSKWRTALGGNISYIVTGGAACQEKLLRIFNAAQIPVYEGYGPTENSPVICVNRRKPGGTKFGTVGPPIDGIEVKLEEDGEICVKGTTVMKGYYKRPDLTAETVVDGWLHTGDIGIWVDKKFIKITDRKKELFKTSGGKYVAPQPIENKFKESPFIEQIMVVGEGHKFTGALIVPAFPYLKYWMNKQNIPFTTQAEAIARPEVQEAYQKVIGEYNQHFNHVEQIKRFELMPEEWSIAGGEMTPKLSLKRKVVLEKYKSAIDKIYQNEHE
- the nagA gene encoding N-acetylglucosamine-6-phosphate deacetylase, whose translation is MLTALTNGTIYTGAQVIRNKALLTEQGKIAALVNPAEVPAHAAVTDCTGSIIAPGLLDLQIYGGGGYLFSAKRSPEALNAMAQALVKSGTTGFLLTLATDSMEVFHECIRIVRDHPHPAVLGMHLEGPYINPAKKGAHPVQHIKRPARDEVEGLLAAAGGVVKMITVAPEMCDPAILRWLDAQGIVLSAGHSNATFAEAMDGFQNGVRAVTHLFNAMSSLHHRDTGLPGATFRDRSVYASIIADNIHVDDNALIISKKVMGHRLFLITDAVEANDTWPAHHVAQEDRFTLPDGTLSGSRLTLLRAVQRCVEHAGIPLEEALRMATVYPATLMGLKDRGRIEPGCRADLVVFDPQYKVQKVFVAGTQQ